CTCCAGAGCACTGTTTCATACTAAATCTCTTCAGAACTTtagaaatgtaattttcttgGGACAATCCCAACAGCTTATGTGCTCTATCTCTTTTAATCTCAATCTCTAGTACATATGATGCTTCACCTagatctttcatgtcaaaattcTTTGACAGAAAGCTTTTGGTATCTTTTAGCAGTTTTAGATTGCTGCTAGCCAAaagtatatcatcaacatatagtactaataaaataaattgatctccaactgtttttaaataaacacactcataAACTAGATTTTCAGTCAAGCCAAAAGAGGAAATCACTGAGTCAAATTTCTTGTACCACTGCCTGGAAGCTTGCTTGAGTCCATAAATTGATTTCTTCAGCTTGCAGACCAAATTCTCATTTCCTGCTTCAATAAATCCTTCTGGTTGTTTCATGTAGATCACTTCATCAAGCTCTCAATTTAAGAAGGCTGTCttgacatccatttggtgtagcTCCATATCATAGTGTGCTACTAACGCCATAATAATCCTAAAAGAATCTTTACAAGAAACTGGAGAAAAAGTCTCAGTGTAGTCTATGCCTTATTTCTGTGTAAATCCTTTTGCAACTAACATTGCCTTGTGTCTTTCAGTGTTTCCTGTTGCATCTGTCTTGGTTTTGTAAACCCACTTGCAGCCAATTGCTTTTTGACTTGGATCAGCTTCAACTAATTCCCAAACTCCATTTTTCTCCATTGACTCAATTTCAGATTGCATAGCTTCTTGCCACTTCTCTGACTCAACACATTCTGTAGCTTGAACaaaatttgttggatcattgtCTTCTGCACAATCTTCTACTACGTCTGCCTCAGTTAGATAACTGACAATGTAAAGACAATttccccccccccaaattTTGCTTTTCTAGCTCTTTCGGATCTTCTAAACATAGGATTTTGAGGAAGAGCTGGAATTAGATTATTTTGAGGTTGTGGAGGTTGTGGAATTAGATTAGGTTCTGCTATAGGTGCAATTGCAGTAATGGGAGGATTCTGAACAACTATATTATTTTCtggattgtcaatttgcattcCTTGATCAATTTCATAATCATCTGCATCTTGATTTTCTCTAATGATGTCATCTGCTAATTCATTATCTAAAGGTAATGTATTTGCTAAATCCTCATCCATCACAAGTTCTTCAAAGTATGAGGataaatcctcataaattatattgtgaattttctcatttatgaattttacttGATGAGTTTCAAAAATTCTGGGTGAGTGTTTAGCAGAATATAGCTTGTAACCTTTAGATTTATCTGGATAACCTATGAAATAGCAGCTAACAGACTTTTCATCAAGCTTGCTCATTTTTGGATTATAAATCCGAACTTCTGCTTGACAACCTCatacatgaaaatgaaaaagactTGGTTTTCTACCACACCATAATTCAAAAGAAGTTTTCTCTATGGCTTTACTTGGTGTTCTGttgcaaatataatttgcaGTTTTTAAAGCCTCTCCCCATAAGAATTTTGGCAACTCAGTGGTACACATCATACACCTAACCATATTTAGAAGGGTTAtattctttctctctgcaACACCATTTTGTTGGGGATTATATGGTGTTGTATATTGAGCTTTAGTTCCATGCTCTTGCAGATACAAGGCAAAAGGACCCTTTTGTTGACATTTTTCTGTATATTTTCCATAAAATTCCCCACCTCTATTTGATCTTACTGTTTTGATCTTTCTCTCTAGTTGATTCTCTACCTCAGCCTTATAGATTTGAAAGGCTTTAAGTGCCTGCGATTTTTCTGAGAGTAGAGAAACATAACCGTATCTAGAGAAATCATCAAGGAATGTAATGAAATGCACGTTTTCACAGAtagtttggtgtttaaatggACCACAGATATCAGTGTGTATGAGCTCCAACAACTCTTTACTTCTTACTGCAGTCTTTTTCCGTTTGTTTGTCATCTTACCCTTAAAACATTCAATACAATCATGAAGGTTTGAAAAGTCTAACTCGTTTAAAATGTTGTTCCTTACTAATAGTTTCAGTCTCTCTTTGGATACATGGTTTAATCTTCTATGCCATAAATATGCAGATTTTTCATTGTTCCTGGTTCTCTTAACACCAGTTAAGGTGCTGGTACTTTTAGTGCTATCTGattcaacaaaagaaatatcttGTTGAGATATTGAACAATTTAACTTTATATGATCATCCAATATTACACCAAAACCAATTTGCTTTTTATTTCGAAAAATAAGAATTCCTTTATTGTCAATTAAAAAACTACATCCAGATTTAACCAATTGAGAAACTGAAACTAAATTTCTTCTCATGGAAGGTACATAATAAACGTTATTCAAGACTATAAATTTTCCATATCCTAAATCAAGCCTAAGACATCCTGCAGCTTTTACTGCCACCTTCATCCCATTTCCAACACGCAAGCTAACATCCTCACTTCTTGGAGTCCTGGTCTTTTTGAACCCCTGTAAGGAATTAGTTATGTGAATAGGTGACCCGGAATCAATCCACCAAGATTGTGGATTGACATTAACAAGATTAActtctaaagaaaaaaatgtattaGAAATAATCTTACCCTTTTTAGCTAGCCAAGCCTTATAGCCAGTACAATCCTTTTTCATGTGTCCTACTTTCTTACAAAAGTAGCACTTGAATCTGAATGGTTTGTTATCCTTTGGCCCTGTGCTTGCTGATGtcttagagatgatcttgttaGGCTTAAGCTTGTTCTGTTGATGTGACTTCCTTTTCTTAGGCTTTTCAAGCAGGTAGATAGTTGGGGTTTGCTTCTTaatcctctcctcctcatcaGAACAGATAGCTATTAGTTCATCTAGAgtccagttttccttttgagcATTATAGCTAGTCCTGAGATGGTCAAAACTGCTTGGGAGTGTGTCCAGTGCATGATGCACCAGCAAGGTGTCATGTACTCCCACCATTATCTCTTTAAGCCTATTGTTGATATTAATCAACTTTAATAAATGCTCCCTGACTCCTCCAGTTCCTGAGTATTGCAGGCTATGATACTCCTTGTTTAGCCTAGCTATCTCAGCTTTCTCACTCTCCTTGAACTTAGCTGACACGGCCTCCAGAAAATCAGTAGCAAATTCCGGCTCAGCCACGCATCCTCTAATGCTTTTAGACATAGACTACCTAATAACATTCTTAGCCATCATGTTTGAATGCATCCGCTTCTTATAGTTAGCTTTGACTGTGGTTTTATCATCTTCTGCTAGGGTTTCAGGTCTATCCTCTTGAAAACAATAGCCTATCTTATCATTCATGGTGATATAGGTTTCTACAAAATCCTTCCAAGCTCTAAAGTTTGACCCAGTAAGCATTAAAACACTGTTGAAGGTGAGGTAGATGCTACCTAAagagcaaaagaaaattttatgaCTTCTTAGCTTTcagtgttttatgttttgtcaTACAATGCCAATCAAGACaagcataaaacaaaaaatatcatAAAACAACACAGTCATATACTTGCATGTAATTCAATCCATAACTTTAATCAACATTAAGCAATACTTTTGAGCAATTACTTAACATTCTGTAATTCTTTTCAATAAGCCACACaagataaaaacatgttatccAAATAATCAAATCAACATCTTTAGACAGAAGATCTAATTCCAAGTATCcgaatttattttcatcaaatatgCTTATTGTTGTCTGTAttctaaaatcatattttaaccacttctttggaagaataaaatatgaatttaaaaacatAGAACACAACTTTTCAGTTTGTTATTTTGAAAATTCCCTGCAGATATCAAAGAAGAATGCTTTGTGCAATATGTTCAATTATATAAACAGGAAACCACAAACCAATTTTGAGCTTATAACTTAACTTTGTTTTCTACCCAGATAATCTTTATAAGAAAACTAAGCTATGTGCCATGTAAACCTTTTACAATGTATAAAATTAGGAGACTTTAAACTTCTGCATACATTGTCCATTAATTACAGCACACACATAGAATGCAATCATTCAATTCAACCATAGAGTATATATttgcatagaaaattaaattttccaGCCATATAGGAACCACACGTCAACCACAATCCAAGTCTCTAAGCTACTCTTATATGCACGCTGGGTGTGCTCTAGGGTTCTtatgtatatacatatatatatatatatatatatacttcatataATCTGCTTGAATTGAAATCGGAAAACCTTTAAGAAAAACCTATTTTGCTTTTTTCCCAAATTTGCTGTAGTTTTTGTAGCGGAAGCATAGAACAAATTTTTGAATCAGCAGTAAttttctttggtcttcttaaTCCGTAGTAATTTGGGTTATAAATCCCGTAAGAGACGTAAAGGTTTCAATCGCTTCCGATCCAGTCGTCTTCCCAAATCCAGAATCTCAACGTTTTGAAAAACACAACGGCTAAAAATTTTCTTGAGTTGTTGttcttgagtttggattgggTTGAGACCGGATCCGCGTGTTTGCAACCGGTTCGACCCGTAAAGCAAAATTCCTCAGTAGTAAAGTTCGCGACCAGCAGTAACGCTCGCGACCAGCAGTCACGCTCGCGATCCTCAGTGACGCTCGCGACCATCAAGTAACGTTCGCGAccatctccttttttttttttgttaaaatctaaaaccgatttttagttatgcaaaactgaaaatttttGTGCTCATAagtgctctgataccaaatgtaaattaaattacatgatatgagtacaaaaccaaagatcatatgcataacaactaatcGTTAACTTAGTGAATGAGATTTACTTACCATCTTCATGAACGACGACACCGTGATCCATTTTGCCTTAATCCGAAGTCACAAGGTGTTATGCAAAGTCTTATGTTAGTCACTACTCTTTGCTTTCTCAATGGACAGAAACTCACGCAAATAACTCGTAGTGATAACAGCGACgtttaccatctatatatagagaatctttaacccttaagagtcattccattaaagacatcttgtaagttaagtcatcttatagtcttgcttctagacttaaattaggattccttaccataatgatataatacacgaaatcattaggaactagatttgatattatctttgtttccatgtagaaatagattatgacattaaacatgataatcatataatatgtaatatgtccaaaattgatctaacaaATCATATATGTAGAAATTAACCTAGCTGATAAAAATTAGTTTCAATTGCATAGTACAAGCATAACTTATCAATAATTTAATATTCCTTATCTCTCCCTATACTTGGTTTTAGacatttaaaatataattagtAGTGGCTAACTAGTTTTTGCCCATTAGACCTGCAAACCGGTATAGTTGCCAATCGTTTGGCTAGGAGACACTCCTAACAGTTTATCTGCACGAGGTAAATTAGAGGGAGGAAAAGCAATTCTTAGAATGATTTGTGGTGTGTAGATGATGTTGAATATGAATACTCAGAAATTGTTGAGACAATTCGCGAGGCCACAGAAGTGAATTCCAAAATATCCTTAAGCGTAGCACAGGCCTCCGATCGTTGTTGCAACTATATGCTGCAGGTCATACACGTACTATATGATCGATTGATCgacttttaattttgttgttgggTTAAACATCATTACACAATTCATGTAGTCTCTAAAATTTGTCACATTGTGTTACTTTGGTACAGATCGATCTTCCAACAATTCACAGGCATCAATGCCATTACGTTTCATTCTCCATTTTTGTTCCAGACCTTAGGGTTTCAGAGTGATATGCTTCCCTATATATAACTGGCCTTGTCAATGTACTATCAACTATTGtgtcaaaatgacaaaatgtaCGTCAAGACAAAGCTGGTCGCCGAATGCTTTTAATAGAAGCCGGGGTTCAATGTTGGTTTCTCAAATCGGAGTTGCAATAGTGATGGGACTCAAAGTTAAGGATCATTCTAACATACTTGGGCAAGGCTTGGGAATTCTTGTCTTGGTTTTCGTCTGCAGCTTTGTAGCATGCATCGAACCATCGCATGGTCATGGGGACCTCTTCGGTGGTTGATCCCAGTGTGATCGACATAATTAAGCTGTTAAAGCTCGCTCTACAGGTCAAATAAATGAGCTAAACTTGATCGaaatgatttttaattttgaataCGTTGTAAAACAAATGCATTTACGAGACTATACCATTGACAACCTCTAAAACTCCATGACtattttcatttgataaattcccATCGATTCGTTATAAACATCAGTATAATGGTGTCATCTGGTGATCTGGAAAGGTTTTAAAGGTCCGCCCACAAGTTGTGGAGGAATCCATGGGATATGTTCAGAAATCATTAGGATATGTAAAATAATGTCTCCCAGTTCCTGGCTTCGATTTTTCTCCCATTAATTGGTGGTATAACAAATATTGTCATTACAAACTGACTCTAGTTTTATTATAGATAATTTAAATGAAAAATTCAGGTTGAAGAAACCGTCGGTGACATAAAATATACATTGCATTTAACAGGGTTTTTGAAGGTTTAGAAAAGGTGTGGATCTTGGCTCTATTAAGCTTAATGTCAAAACAACAACTCATGGTTTCTGAACGTATTTCTGGTCGTTTCTTGATTTATTCTGCCAGTTTAGGTCCAAAACCATTGAAATGATCTGTGTAGAGCAGAATATTAAACAAGAAGTAGGCAAAGAGAAGACTCTGTGAGAATCAATTTAAGGTTTATTAAAAGGTTAGTGAAAGGATTTGAAAATCTTATATTTTGGAATTTTTGGAGAATGTCGATGGATGGTACGGGTCTGCAAGAGCTTCAAATCTAGTTTTACATTGTCAAGGAATGTTGACTTCGATGGCTAGTTCTTACTTCTTAGTAAGCACGCACATATTACGTTTCGATACATCTAATACTTATAATTGATTGTAACTAGTCCACAACTCTCTGCAATATTACACTTGTGCATTTGtagatttatttttcatttttattcagACATATTATTTAAAACGCCGACATTTCCATCTTTACCTTACACTACTGAACacatttttcaaattaattagaGAAACGATCACCCATTCTCGTGTTGATTTCTGCTGGGGTATATATCAAAGAAAGATATAGATATAAAGATATAAGGTACATATGAAAAGTCACAGATCACATGAAAATCATTAATGGAAGATGAGAACTATGGCACATATTTCTCAACAGTAATTAGCCCTGCTTGATGATCAGACGCAACTAAACTTCTAGAAAGCTTGAATTAGGCAATCTTAATTTGTTGTATTTGTACCGTCCACACTAGCAACAAGACTTGCTGTCTGTTATTAGATATTATGTACATTTAAAACGAAGGGATTGGTCACATGTTCTTCTACCTAATTGGCAATTGAGGTTCTTTGAATACAAAGACAATCATTTTCTTTAGTTAATAGTAGTTTCAGACCGAGAATAACAATAACCAATTCGATCATGATCTGGTTATCAGGCCGGGCTAAACTATAATTACGTGATATATGTTAGAGTTTGATCGTCGTCGTTATTATAAGTTTCTGTGTGCAAATTCATCATAGTATATATCATATGTGGAAGAGTTCCTTTGTGGAATAACGTTGATTTCACGCAAGTCTACGTGATCCTGCACGCTGATGGATATAATAAGTGATTCGGCAAAAAGCATGAAAGAGAACTATGCTTTAACATGCAAATGTTTTTTTATGAATCAATCTTTGATAATGAGATCCTCATTCTGATATGATAGCATTATTGAAATCGTTGTCGATGATCATTGAGTATTTGATTGTAGCTAGGACGAATAATACAGTAATACATTAGACTTTTTCAATAATTCTTTCATCCGAAGAATTAATGATATCAAAGAGGGGTAATCTTACCTGGGAGGAGGGGAGTGCGGTTGTACTAATCAGCGTCGTCGTTGTGCATCGCCGATGGCCGAAATCACTAAATCCGCACGATGTGGACTTTCTGGACGTCcgcatttaaaaatatatatatatatatatatatataatgctaTTATCTTGGGACTAAATAAAGCATTGCCTTAAACAAGGAAATGAAAGAGAGAGCATGCTGATTTGGTTTTGCTTGTTAGCCCAGAATTAACTGCATGATTTTGTGAGATAATGACCCAGCAACACCAAGCTCCATCTTCCTCCACACAGTGCCCCCCCGCCCGCCCGCGAGTAGACCAGACTAAACCCACATTTTCAAAGACTAGCTTTGTAACTTGCCCTGTCTTATCAATATTATTAGACTAATTTTCTAGGGGCACTTACACTTTCTTTGACTCTGTCAACCATCTTATAATTACCAATAAGTACAGTACAAACCCGTACGTTTGTTTATCCACGAGTTGAATTCAATAGttgaattgaaattgtttttactgtctaatttttaaatatgttagaaattaaaaaaaaattgatttttcaTAGAGGAGTAAAtgacaaacaattataataagataataataattatagatatacaaaagaaaatttaaataatctAGAACTTTCTAATTcactattattattatatatatatatataaaataatattttttatttagaaTGCATATGACTTTCTTTGTCGAGGGCCTACTGGAATTAAGGGCTCTAGGCAGCGGCCTGCTAGGCCTAGCGCCAAAGCCGGTTACTAATAATTCTCGTATCGTCACAAAATAAGACAAAATATCATGCaacttggttttttttttctctaattaGGTCTTCTGTCTGTTATTTAATACCCAATGGCATGGGTCTTTCATGATCGTCGTTAACTTTTGAATGGGATTATCTAAGTACTATCACTACTATGTACTCaagttaattaaattaaatttacaacgttaaaacaaaattacagcATGCATTACGATAAAATTATCGTCTACGAAACTTAATATACGCTTAATTTACAACTAGTTAAACTAAAAGCATAGGTCACTCTACTTTACAATTGAACTAAATTTACGTTATTGACTTAGAACTtgcattttatatattttacataTTGTCAAATTAATTTACGAGATCAAGATCGATTATGTGAAGTAATGAAGATAACACTGTTGGATCATTACAAACTACAAGAACTAAAAGTAGTCACTCTACTTTACGACAACAATTCTTGCAACATTCGCCCAGTGTGCGCATCATCAATTGCATGGAGATACTGTAGAATTTCCCTCAATGGAGATTACTGTATAAGTGAACTGGTTTAGCTGATCATCTCAGCATGAACAAATTTACAAGTATGGAAGTGATATGAACAAATTATACATTtaaaaacacaagaaaatgCCTCCAGAAGTTATGTGTATTAGCGCTCGTCAACGAGCCAGGTTGTAGTACATTTAGATAAAGTGACGGGCCggatattttcacaaatatgaagattcAAGCTCACCCATCTAAAGCGGTTCTTAAGGGGTTTTTACGAGTTGGGCtttgcgggcttgtattagaagaaaaaaaacacaatactTAATAGGAGCAAtttgtgtgacgttcttaacatttttttacctccatttttactttacttagcccttattgttgtaatttcgagttattgagtcgtagtagGAGTCTTTGGTGGCATTGATgacattgtttttgtttaaacGAGTTGAAAATGCAGAAATGGATGAgttgaatttagtgcttgaatgtAGTCCCTAAGAATGTATTTTATTGCTATCTTCATtatccatattgacacaaatcgaatcatgccctaagtaggttcagtttgtgttaattaatgtgggaaattctggaaatttatatgtaccccatggtgagtgacgccaccgtgaagcatgtctctaacaaagatttggtgcttaaatgttatcttgtttgatttcaacCCTAAGTGTTTAGAGAACATAGAGTTAATCTTGCaaaggtgtgtagaaactaaccttgtgcttaattgggaaaatgtcatttcatggtaAATTATGGGATAGTTTTAGGACATATTgtatctgctaagggtataggggtagacaaggctaaggttgatattgtgcatcacttacccaggttcgttctttccttAGGCATGCAGGATTTTACAGGAAGTTCGTCAATGACTTTTCCATGGTTACTAGGcctatgtgtaccctattgcagaaGGATGTGTCATTTTCTTTGGGATGATGTATGTGAGCAAGTATTTGTGAGGTTGAAGGAGTTATTGACGAGTGCACCCATTATTTGTTCTCCAGATTGGAGTCTGCCCTTCGAGTTAATGTGTGACGCTTCAGATTATGCAGTTGGGGCAGTTTTGggccaaagaaaagaaaataaacctaTAGTGATTTACTATGCTTCTCGGACTTTTAATGAAGCCTAGATAAATTATTCAACTACGGAAAAAGAGCTCTTGGctgtaatttttgttttagaaaaatttcgatcatatctgTTATAATCTAAAGTAATTGTGTATTCTGATCATACAGCCTTGCGATATTAGATGACTAAGAAATATGCTAAACCCAGGCTAATCTGATGGATACTATTGATTCAGGAATTTGACCTAGAGATATGAGATAAGAAGGGAAttgagaatgtggtggctcATAATTAAGCAGGATTGTGCAAGATAAGGAAAGGCAGCCACTACGAGAGACGTTCCCAGATGAGGAGCTCTTTGGAATagaggtaagtgtgccttggtatgcacacattgtcaattatttagttactagGACTTTTCCTAGTACATtttcgcatgctaataaggctaagttGAAGAAAATGACTAGACATTAcatttgggatgaaccgtatttatggaaacaatgtagtgatcaatttattaggagatgtgtcccagaAAATGAGCATAGGTCAATCCTTACTTTTTGTCATAATGAGGCGTGTGGAGCTCACTTTGGACCTCGGAGAACAACCATGAAGGTTTTGGAGTGTGGATTTTATTGGCCTACTATCTTCAAGGATGCAAACttgttttgtatttcttgTGATAGATGTCAGAGGACCGAAAAGATTGGTCTGAGGGATCAGATGCCCCTTTATCCTATTATCACtgttgaaatttttgatgtttggggtattgattttaTGGGTCTgtttccttcatctagaggtttcttgtatatcttatTGGTTGTTGATTATATGTCAAAGTGAGTGGAGGCAAAAGACACCAGGATTAATGATTCTaaagtggttgcaggtttcttgagaactaacatcTTTTGTAGGTTTGGAGTTCCACGTGTTCTGATTAGCGATGCAAGTTCTCATTTCTACAACCGGACAATAGAGGCATTGCTCAAGAAGTATGGAGTGACCCATAAAGTATTGACACCTTGCCACCCTCAGACCAATGGAATGGAAGGTCCGACAAGGAATGATTGGAGTGATCGCTTAGATGATGCATTGTGGGCCTACATGACAGCTTACAAGACGCCAATTGGAATGTCACCCTTCAGATTGACTtatgggaaggcatgtcaccttcTAGTTGAGTTAGAGCATAGGGCTTGGTGGGCGGTGAGAAGTTCAATATGAGCTTGGATGAAGCAGGCCTACATCGAAAATTACAGCagaatgagcttgaggagattagAAATGAGGCTTACGACGCTTCATGGATGTACAAGGAGAAAACCCGAGCATACCATGACAAAATggtaaaaggaaagaagtttCAAGTGGGCCATAAAATTTTGTTATTCCATTCGAGGCTTATGTTATTTCCAGGGAAACTTCGTTCACGTTGGGTTGGTCCAtctgttgttactaatgtgtttACTCATGGTGCAGTTGAGATACAAAGTGATAAAACACGGAAGACATTCAAagtgaatgggcatcgacttaagccctactatgaaTCTTTAGAGGAGCGCACGTATGAGGAAACAAGTTTGAGAGATGCGCCAAAAGGCGAGTGAGCATTGGAaaagtctaggctgagagactataaaactcaagcgatgcatgggaggcaacctaTTTCCACTGTATCTGtagaggagtcgtctacgggggTTTGAATTTTTTAATCCTTCCACtttttatggttgaattgcATATGTTTGGATTTTGATCTTATTATATGCTTGTGAATTATGTTCTTAGttttgagcttacattgaggacaacgtaattttctaagtgtggggtaggggtTGCAAGAtcattgttttaaaaaaaaacgaataatgaataatgaatgaaaaacgaaaaaaaaatgtattgcTTTATttagtcttaggatgcccctaaagtctataatgattatgtctctaaatgcatagatgatggttttgcatttcatcaTAATTGAATTGtgagtttcattgataatgtggatttagTATGAACATGAGATTTGGATTGATtgtaatatgacatacatgtttggttagtgtAAAATCTATAAGAACctatgagtttttgagcctatatgtattttcttcatgagataaaaaaaattcgtgGTTATTTTTGAAcatcattattctttgcatatttaatGACTATGTGCTATAGCTTTTAATAGACTTTAAAATTTACTATAACTCGCTTTTGTGATTAttaaaacttttaagtcataaaattctttgattttgaaagg
This is a stretch of genomic DNA from Argentina anserina chromosome 4, drPotAnse1.1, whole genome shotgun sequence. It encodes these proteins:
- the LOC126792202 gene encoding uncharacterized protein LOC126792202: MKVLECGFYWPTIFKDANLFCISCDRCQRTEKIGLRDQMPLYPIITVEIFDVWGIDFMGLFPSSRGFLYILLVVDYMSKFGVPRVLISDASSHFYNRTIEALLKKYGVTHKVLTPCHPQTNGMEGPTRNDWSDRLDDALWAYMTAYKTPIGMSPFRLTYGKQNELEEIRNEAYDASWMYKEKTRAYHDKMVKGKKFQVGHKILLFHSRLMLFPGKLRSRWVGPSVVTNVFTHGAVEIQSDKTRKTFKVNGHRLKPYYESLEERTYEETSLRDAPKGE